Proteins encoded together in one Polaribacter reichenbachii window:
- a CDS encoding LytR/AlgR family response regulator transcription factor yields the protein MIKAVIIDDEPKAIQGLSWELCNFSNDLEVIATFTEPEKAIPYLKNSKIDCLFLDIEMPTMDGFQFLEKLDKKDFAVVITTAYNEYAITALKKEAIDYLLKPIDTDDLADTIQKIKKYNSKSFNADKFEDILLKFNNKLHHKKITINTDGKLVFLEPKDIFYVESDGNYSTLYLSDNKKIVVTKKLKEINELLPSDHFFRIHNSYIINLNKIKEFLKSDGYIVLENNAKIPVSRQRKSEFLEKL from the coding sequence ATGATAAAAGCTGTAATAATAGATGATGAACCAAAAGCAATACAAGGTTTAAGTTGGGAGTTATGTAACTTTAGTAACGATCTAGAAGTTATTGCAACTTTTACAGAACCAGAAAAAGCAATACCATATTTAAAAAATTCTAAAATAGATTGCCTTTTTTTAGATATAGAAATGCCTACTATGGATGGTTTTCAATTTTTAGAAAAATTAGATAAAAAAGATTTTGCGGTAGTTATTACTACAGCTTATAATGAATATGCTATTACCGCTTTAAAAAAAGAAGCCATAGATTATTTACTAAAACCAATTGATACGGATGATTTGGCTGATACCATACAGAAAATAAAAAAATACAATTCTAAAAGCTTTAATGCAGATAAGTTCGAAGATATTTTATTGAAGTTTAACAACAAATTACATCACAAAAAAATAACTATAAATACAGATGGTAAATTGGTTTTTTTAGAACCAAAAGACATTTTTTATGTAGAGTCTGATGGTAATTATTCTACTTTATATTTATCTGATAACAAGAAAATTGTAGTTACCAAAAAACTAAAAGAAATTAACGAACTTTTACCTTCTGATCATTTTTTTAGAATACACAACTCTTACATTATTAACCTAAATAAAATAAAAGAGTTTCTAAAATCTGATGGTTATATTGTTTTAGAAAACAATGCTAAAATTCCGGTTTCTAGACAAAGAAAATCAGAATTTTTAGAAAAATTATAA
- a CDS encoding DUF4412 domain-containing protein, producing the protein MKNFKKLLFSFLFFALTFSANAQLWKKLKKKAQQKLENKIEKEADKKVDSILYGKKKTSKTEAPKTNTADERLKSYGSASINHTNLYGSFSVNDLSKTKVNKQGKKVTITGFWRTSDADVFDGYILTIKNVENIDDLKNKTVKIPEEATLKLAYNALVKGKYTYERGQEHAPQNFEVIAGTSTITFNKDNNVSLNFSGDVKLVNHKDNEDFVNNTPAVINGMINTTEPEYTITKEIKTKEKDAVDALSKDEKMAMFNKAVPTVNIPSSFSFNKSIELKMTDDRGDSQNIVFLTGSYPDIYGISINAEEMQGQEMLVVNTPKSSTMFMNMAGMKIKKSTSLAQMGNQFNMEDKLPEEGDFEYKKTGKTKTIIGYLCEEVKVDYDYTNSKGSVSFWVSEDFPIQNKALPMLGMKMNNPYFSGFVLEMNSSHQGKEFTMQVVSVSDKSVNINTNDYKKMGF; encoded by the coding sequence ATGAAAAATTTTAAAAAATTATTATTCAGTTTTTTATTTTTTGCGCTTACATTTTCTGCTAACGCTCAACTTTGGAAAAAACTAAAAAAGAAAGCACAGCAAAAACTTGAAAATAAAATTGAAAAAGAAGCTGACAAAAAAGTAGATAGTATTCTTTACGGAAAAAAGAAAACAAGTAAAACAGAAGCACCAAAAACAAATACTGCTGATGAAAGGTTAAAATCTTATGGTTCTGCTTCTATAAATCACACAAACCTTTATGGTAGTTTTAGTGTAAACGATTTAAGCAAAACCAAAGTAAATAAACAAGGTAAAAAAGTTACCATAACAGGTTTTTGGAGAACCTCTGATGCAGATGTTTTTGATGGTTATATTTTAACAATTAAGAATGTTGAAAATATAGATGATTTAAAAAACAAAACAGTTAAAATTCCTGAAGAAGCTACTTTAAAATTAGCTTATAATGCTTTGGTAAAAGGCAAATATACTTACGAAAGAGGGCAAGAACACGCGCCACAAAATTTCGAGGTAATTGCTGGTACATCAACAATAACTTTTAACAAAGATAATAATGTAAGTTTAAATTTTTCTGGTGATGTAAAATTAGTTAATCATAAAGACAATGAAGATTTTGTAAATAATACACCTGCTGTTATAAATGGTATGATTAATACTACAGAACCAGAATATACTATAACTAAAGAAATAAAAACAAAAGAAAAAGATGCTGTTGATGCGCTCTCTAAAGATGAAAAAATGGCAATGTTTAATAAAGCAGTACCCACAGTAAACATTCCTTCTTCATTCAGTTTTAATAAAAGTATAGAACTTAAAATGACAGATGATAGAGGCGACTCTCAAAACATTGTTTTTTTAACTGGTAGTTACCCAGATATTTACGGAATTTCTATAAATGCAGAAGAAATGCAAGGTCAAGAAATGTTGGTTGTAAATACACCAAAATCATCTACAATGTTTATGAATATGGCTGGTATGAAAATTAAAAAATCTACTTCATTAGCGCAAATGGGTAATCAATTTAATATGGAAGATAAACTACCAGAAGAAGGCGATTTTGAATATAAAAAGACAGGAAAAACCAAAACAATTATCGGCTATTTATGTGAAGAAGTAAAGGTAGATTACGATTATACCAACTCAAAAGGAAGTGTTTCTTTTTGGGTTTCAGAAGATTTTCCTATTCAAAATAAAGCATTGCCAATGTTGGGTATGAAAATGAACAATCCGTATTTCTCGGGTTTTGTTTTAGAAATGAATAGCAGCCATCAAGGCAAAGAATTTACCATGCAAGTTGTAAGTGTTTCTGATAAATCAGTAAATATCAATACCAACGATTACAAAAAAATGGGATTTTAA